A genomic window from Aulosira sp. FACHB-615 includes:
- a CDS encoding winged helix-turn-helix domain-containing protein, which yields MYTSESTKYSARADIGHTSQILVVEDEELIQEMLSVALEEEGYGVVTAPDGRVAIEYLKSVEPNSGEFPFDLVILDLMLPQINGLDICRLLRHQGNPVPILMLSAKGSETDRVLGLEVGADDYLTKPFSMRELVARCRALLRRQRLSTLPQLPVLKYKDVTLNPQECRVLVRGQEVNLSPKEFRLLELFMSYARRVWSREQLLDQVWGPDFVGDSKTVDVHIRWLREKLELDPSHPEYIVTVRGFGYRFG from the coding sequence ATGTACACCAGTGAATCGACCAAGTATTCTGCCAGAGCAGATATCGGACACACAAGTCAGATTCTAGTGGTAGAAGATGAAGAGTTAATCCAAGAGATGCTCTCTGTAGCATTGGAGGAGGAAGGTTACGGGGTCGTGACAGCGCCAGATGGCAGGGTTGCGATCGAGTATCTCAAAAGTGTTGAACCCAACTCCGGTGAGTTCCCTTTTGATTTGGTGATTCTTGACTTGATGTTGCCGCAAATCAATGGTTTAGATATTTGTCGCTTATTGCGCCATCAAGGCAATCCAGTGCCGATTTTGATGCTGAGTGCCAAGGGAAGTGAAACCGATCGCGTGTTGGGTTTAGAAGTTGGTGCAGATGACTATCTCACCAAACCATTTAGTATGCGGGAATTAGTGGCTCGTTGTCGCGCCTTGTTGCGTCGTCAACGTTTAAGCACTTTACCGCAATTACCCGTTCTGAAATACAAAGACGTGACCTTAAACCCCCAAGAATGTCGGGTACTAGTGCGGGGTCAAGAAGTTAATCTTTCCCCAAAAGAATTTCGGTTGTTGGAATTGTTTATGAGTTATGCGCGGCGAGTTTGGTCGCGGGAACAGTTGTTAGATCAGGTTTGGGGGCCAGATTTCGTTGGGGATAGCAAGACTGTAGATGTTCACATTCGCTGGTTGCGGGAGAAGTTAGAGTTAGATCCTAGCCACCCCGAATATATTGTGACTGTAAGAGGATTTGGCTATCGTTTCGGATAA